The stretch of DNA GGTTGTTAGTAAAATGGACGCAACCTGTAGTAGCGCAAATGGAAGCTGTAGTTGCAGAAGTCAGTAAAGAACTCGAAGCTGCTACTGAAGAAAGCGTCAGTTTACCTGCGGGAAATGATGCAGTAACAAAAGCAGAAGCGGCGTTACAAGAAGTATTGAAAACTGCACAAAGCGATCGCCCTGTTTGGGAAGATTGGGGTAGTTTTTGGCAACGTTGTCAGCAGTTAGTAATTGCGATCGCACACGCTTATAATCCCGAAGTAAAATATCCCTTACTTAACATTTATGTTCCTCAAGCTTACTCTTTAATTCGCGGTACAGTAGATGATATGGATCGCTGGATGCAAAGATTATCTCCCGCTTTGAATCAAGTAACAGTTGGACAAGCAGTTGAAGCTTACGAAGTGTATCAAAGGTTAGAACCTTCGGCGCGAAAACTTTGGCAAATTTGGAATTGGGCACAATGGATAATTAACCCAGCAGCAGCATTAGCCAGAGTAGCTAGTCAGCGTTCCAGCAATCAAGCAACACAGCAATTATTAATAAATTTAGGTCAACTTTTGCGAGAAGCTGCATTGCGAAATTTAGCTAATCAAGCAATTCAACTTTATAGTGGTATTGCGGCAAATCTGGCTGAATCTGCTGATTCTATACCCACTCTTCCTCAAGCAAAAACCCAAACTTTACGCGAAATTTTAACTCAAGCTGAACCTGTAGAAAAGGTTGACCAAAAACCCGTAAATATTTTATTAGCAGGAAGGACTGGATCGGGAAAAAGCAGTTTAATTAATACTTTATTTCAAGCAGATTTAGCCGCAGTTGATGTTTTGCCGAGTACTGATAAAATTCAAAGTTATGAATGGGAAACTGCTACAGGAGAACGTTTAATCCTTTGGGATACTCCTGGTTATGAACAAGTAAAACGGGGAGAGTTGCGCGATTTAGTCATTGATTATGCGACAAATGGCGATCTTTTGTTATTAGTTACTCCGGCGTTAGATCCAGCTTTGCAAATGGATGTTGACTTTCTCAAAGATATTACAGGAGAAGTTGCAGATTTACCTGTAATTACAGTTGTCACTCAAGTCGATCGCCTTCGTCCGATCAGAGAATGGACACCGCCTTATGATTGGCAATGGGGAGAAAAACCAAAGGAAATTGCCATTCGAGAAGCAACTGAATATCGCGCTAAACAATTAGGAGAATTTAGTAAATTAGTTTTGCCAATTGTTACTTTTGATGGTCAAACTAATCGCAATGCTTGGAATGTTGAGGAGTTATCTTTGGCTTTAGTAAATGCAATTTCTCCTGCTAAACAACTACGATTAGCTAGATTTTTGCGTAACTTAGATGCCCGAACTGTCGCTGCTGCAAAAATTATCGATCGCTACACTTTCCAAATGACAACTACTCAAGGATTGGCGGCATTTTTGAAAAGTCCAATCTTGCAATTTATTTCTACCATGTCTACTGGATCGCCATCTTTAGCTTATATCTTAGCTCAACAAATTCCCATCGAACAGTTACCTGTTGTGATTGGTAAATTGCAAATGGCTTATGATATTTACGGTCTTTTAAATGACAAATCTAAACCCCTGGAATTTGATTTACGTCCCTTGTGGTTGTTGTTACTAGAAAATTCGGCAAGGCCCGATCGTAACGCTTGGGCATTTGGTCACACTCTAGTAGAATATTGGACACAAAATCTCTCTATTGCTCAACTACAAGAACGCTATAATTACTATTTGAATTCACTGCAAAAGTAGCAATTTTTTCATAGTATTAGTTGATTAGGAAAAACTTTGGCGAAGTTTTTCACTTGGCACTAATTCATGAACTAAAGCATTTTTCTGAAGAAAATTTCCTAAAGATTGGTTATAGTTTGACAAACAAGAAGGAGAATTAAAATTAGGCATTTCTTGCCAACAATGACGACAGTACCAAAAAATTTGGTTGTGCCGAATATGCCGAAGAAGTGTATGCGAACAACAGGGGCAACTTGCCATTTTCTTAGACCTCTATTAGTAACTAGGAAGGATGACAATCGATTTACCAACAATGTTGTTTAGAATATGAGGTAAATTTGAAGATTTTTTGAAGACGATCCCAACATTACAAAAAAGTTATAAAAGTAAACGATTGTTTACAAATTTCTAAATAGTTTGATGTTCCAACAAACACTTAGTTACTACGTCTAATAAATTATCTTGGTTAAAAGGAGTAATTAAGTAGTGATTAATTCCTAATTCTTTAATCAAAGAAATAGCTTCAAATTCATAATTTGCCGTTATTAACAGACTTGGTATTTGGATTTTTTTTAAACTAGCTTTTATTTGTTTTAATATTTCTTCTCTTTTAAGATAATAAAAATTTAATTCAAAAATTATCAGGTCAAAAGAAAGATTCACAGCTAAATTTAACCCTATATTAATGTTACTAATTAACGTGATATTAAATTTCTGTGTATCTAAAGTTTGGGCTATATTTGCGCCCAAGTCTAGACTACTGGAGTAATTATCTTCGATGATGAGAATTCTAGTCACTATACCTCTCCCGATCTTTCAAAGATTGCACTGTTTGATTTTGACTAAAAATACCGTTTCATAAATAAACTGCCTCTACACGATCGGAAAACAATCAATCAAACTTTTTCAGGATGACTACTGCCAGATTAAACAAAAAATTTGAAGAAAATTTGAAGTTTACAAAAATTCAAGTTTCCAACCTAAACAGTGGGCCACTTGTTCAACTAATTTGATGGCATTAAAAGGTTTAACAATTACGCCAACAACTTGGGGCAATTGGAGAAATGGCTGTCGATCGCCAGAGAGAACCCTACCAGTTAATAAAAACACAGGAATTTCCCGTGCCGGATAATTTTCTTGTAACTTTCGCAACATTTCAATACCGTTCATTTCCGGCATAGAAATATCTAACAAGATGGCATCTAATGGTTCTGAGTTAGCAATACGAAGTCCTTCTAAACCTGAAGCTGCTAATAACACTTCCCATGCTGCTAACTCTTCTAAACAACTTTTAATGACTTCTCGAATTGCTTCGTCGTCGTCAACCACGAGAATTTTTTTACTCATAATTCAATCAAGCGGCACTATTGTAGAAATAATATTACATAACTATTTCCTCTTGGTTAGCATTAACTAGAATTACGTTTGAGGCGGTGAATAATTCGTGTGGCTATTTCAGTTGCAACTACTGATTTGTTGATGTAATCATCTGCGCCAGCCGCAAAAGCTTGTTCAATTTGTGCTTTGCCAGTGTGTGAGGAAACAAACAAAATGGGTAGATGTTGCCATTGGGGATCGTTGCGAACTATTTGACATAATTCCACTCCATTAAAACCTGGCATTTCCATGTCTAGGATCAGTAAGTCAGGTATACAAGCGGTGAAAATCTGCCAGAAGTTTTGCGGATTTTCTAATGTTGTAACTTCTACACCCCAAGTTTTTAAGAGGGTAGAAAGATGTGCTAAAGCTACGCGATCGTCATCAACTATCATGATCCGATTTTTGGCAGTTTTTTGGTGTTGTTCTAGGACTTCGCTGACTACTTTCAGAATTTGTTCGGCTGGTAATGGTTTGTGTAAAAAAGCACAGGCTCCCAAGCGAGCAACGGCTAATCGATCGCTTAAACTTTCTCTTCCAGTTAAAGCGATCGCAGGTATGGGCGGAACCCTCTGAGTTATTTCTTCTAATAAGGTAATTCCATCTTCTTTAGGACTAGGAAAGTTCAAATCTAAAATAACCACATCGGGCGGTGTTTGGGAAATCAATTTCCGGGCTACAGTTAAATCAGTAGCAATTTTTACACGGAATCTCCAGGCGATCGCTTCAATTCTGAGCGTTTCTGTTAATACTAAGTCATCATCTACAATTAAAATTAAAGGTGAATAATTATTTGTTGTAGATGGCGCATTAGAAATAGATTTCGGTTGAACTTCTCTATATATTGCTGCGGCTAACTCCGAAATTCTTTTGACTTGTTTTGTATCTAGTTCTGAACAATCGAGATGTAATAAGTCTTCCAATTCCTTAGCTAACGTTGAGCCTTCCATAAAACCAAAAATTCCCAAAGAACCCGCTAATTTGTGGGCTTCTTGTTTGGCTTTTTGTTGCAATTCTGGTGTCAAATCTCCCGATGTTAATGCCGCAGCAGCTTCCCCAAGTATAGCAATTTGCTCTAACATTTTTCCTTGAAATTTTTCCCATACTTTAGAAGTTGCTGCTTCTACTCGCTGATGATAATCAGCATTAATTTCGGGTTCAGGAATTTCCAACTTATGAGTAGTATTTGTTTCTGGTTGAGAAGAAGGCGATCGCAGTCGATAACCCAACCCGTGAACTGTTTCAATTATATCTGTTGCACCTGCTGCTTTTAGCTTTTGGCGCAAGCATTTAATATGAGTACTTACTGTTTCTTCTCCTGGTGCTTCGGCAAAATCCCACAAGCGATCTAAAATAGCTCGCCGACTAAAAATTTGCTTAGGATTTAATAAAAATAGTTCTAATAAACAATACTCTTTCGGTGTTAGGTGCAAAAGCGTTTGTCCACATCTAACTTCATTATTCACTGCATCAAAATAGACATTTTCCCAAGTAATCAACGAGGAAGAAATAGATTTTCCTCGCCGCAGTAAAGCCCGGATTCTTGCCATTAATTCTTCAGAATCAAAGGGCTTGACGACATAATCATCCGCCCCGGCATCTAAGCCGATAACGCGATCGTTACTGCTATCTTTTGCAGTTAAAAGTAGAATTGGATTATGATAACCCTTAGCACGCAGTTGTTTACAAACACTAATGCCATCAAGTTTAGGAATGACAATATCGAGCAAAATTAAATCATATTCGTATTCTAAAGCTAACTGCTGCGCTACTAATCCATCAGCTGCCACGTTAACTGTATAATGATGAGTCGTCAGGGTTTCAGCTAGGGCT from Phormidium ambiguum IAM M-71 encodes:
- a CDS encoding response regulator, which produces MKILLVEDDSLTSSALAETLTTHHYTVNVAADGLVAQQLALEYEYDLILLDIVIPKLDGISVCKQLRAKGYHNPILLLTAKDSSNDRVIGLDAGADDYVVKPFDSEELMARIRALLRRGKSISSSLITWENVYFDAVNNEVRCGQTLLHLTPKEYCLLELFLLNPKQIFSRRAILDRLWDFAEAPGEETVSTHIKCLRQKLKAAGATDIIETVHGLGYRLRSPSSQPETNTTHKLEIPEPEINADYHQRVEAATSKVWEKFQGKMLEQIAILGEAAAALTSGDLTPELQQKAKQEAHKLAGSLGIFGFMEGSTLAKELEDLLHLDCSELDTKQVKRISELAAAIYREVQPKSISNAPSTTNNYSPLILIVDDDLVLTETLRIEAIAWRFRVKIATDLTVARKLISQTPPDVVILDLNFPSPKEDGITLLEEITQRVPPIPAIALTGRESLSDRLAVARLGACAFLHKPLPAEQILKVVSEVLEQHQKTAKNRIMIVDDDRVALAHLSTLLKTWGVEVTTLENPQNFWQIFTACIPDLLILDMEMPGFNGVELCQIVRNDPQWQHLPILFVSSHTGKAQIEQAFAAGADDYINKSVVATEIATRIIHRLKRNSS
- a CDS encoding GTPase family protein; the encoded protein is MVRLKLWQIIVLATPIAIIIAFLLVAAGQQIHSWRINWIWAIFTLMLLGWRWLLVKWTQPVVAQMEAVVAEVSKELEAATEESVSLPAGNDAVTKAEAALQEVLKTAQSDRPVWEDWGSFWQRCQQLVIAIAHAYNPEVKYPLLNIYVPQAYSLIRGTVDDMDRWMQRLSPALNQVTVGQAVEAYEVYQRLEPSARKLWQIWNWAQWIINPAAALARVASQRSSNQATQQLLINLGQLLREAALRNLANQAIQLYSGIAANLAESADSIPTLPQAKTQTLREILTQAEPVEKVDQKPVNILLAGRTGSGKSSLINTLFQADLAAVDVLPSTDKIQSYEWETATGERLILWDTPGYEQVKRGELRDLVIDYATNGDLLLLVTPALDPALQMDVDFLKDITGEVADLPVITVVTQVDRLRPIREWTPPYDWQWGEKPKEIAIREATEYRAKQLGEFSKLVLPIVTFDGQTNRNAWNVEELSLALVNAISPAKQLRLARFLRNLDARTVAAAKIIDRYTFQMTTTQGLAAFLKSPILQFISTMSTGSPSLAYILAQQIPIEQLPVVIGKLQMAYDIYGLLNDKSKPLEFDLRPLWLLLLENSARPDRNAWAFGHTLVEYWTQNLSIAQLQERYNYYLNSLQK
- a CDS encoding response regulator → MSKKILVVDDDEAIREVIKSCLEELAAWEVLLAASGLEGLRIANSEPLDAILLDISMPEMNGIEMLRKLQENYPAREIPVFLLTGRVLSGDRQPFLQLPQVVGVIVKPFNAIKLVEQVAHCLGWKLEFL
- a CDS encoding response regulator, with protein sequence MTRILIIEDNYSSSLDLGANIAQTLDTQKFNITLISNINIGLNLAVNLSFDLIIFELNFYYLKREEILKQIKASLKKIQIPSLLITANYEFEAISLIKELGINHYLITPFNQDNLLDVVTKCLLEHQTI